Below is a window of Brachyspira pilosicoli DNA.
AGAACCATCTTCTTTTATTGTAATAGTGCCGCTTCCAGTTCCTCCTGTACTACTATCTTCTTTAAAATCCCAAGTACCAGCATGTTTAGCTATGCCTTGAGCAGTCTGTGTTCCATCTCCTGTTTTGTCTGCATTGCTGCAGCTTACAGCTAAAACAGTCACTAAAAATAAAACCGAAATTAAACTTAAAAATTTTTTACTCATATTTTACTCTCCTTTTTTATATTTTATTCATTAATTATTTTTGATATAGTTCCTTCTCCAATAAAGTCATCATATATAGTACCAGAATTATCAGATTCAAAAGTAATAGTTACTATAGAAGGATCTACAGTTGAGCCATGTTGTACATTCATAGTATATTTATTTCCAGAACCTTGTACATTTTCAGCCTTTCTTTCTCCTGCAGTATCTTTTATAATTACTATTCCATTAGTACCTATAATAATATCATAAGTAGTCATACCATTATCAAATGTAGCTGTCCAAGTGCCTGCATATTTAGCTATGCCTTCAGGAGTTTGAGTTGTACCGCCGTCACCTGTTTTGTCTTTATTGCTGCAGCTTATAGTTAAAACACTCATTAAAAATAAAACCAAAATTAATATTTTTTTACTCATAATTTCATCCTTTTTTATTTTAAAATAAAAGGCTTTGAACTAGATGTTTAAAGCCTTTTAATTTTTAAATTAAATATTTATTGTTTTTGTTTAGACATATTACCACTTCCACTACTTTCAGGGTTATCAGATATAGATAGAGTGAAACTTCCACTATTATCATTAATAAATTTCAAAGTGAGAATATATACACTGCTATCTGGACCATTTGGTGTAAATTTAACCTCATATATTTCATTACCTTTGTCTGTAATATCGTTAATTGATGTCTGTTGTTCTGCTCCAATATTAAGGTCTATAGTACCATCATTTTTTATTGTCATAGTCATATTAGCTTGTCCTTGTTGCTGATTAGGAGTAAGTGTCCAAGTACCTTCATAATACCATAAACCTTTGTTTCCGCCATTTTGTTTTCTTATAATTCCAGTTCCCCAAAATTCAGAACTATCAGTTATAGTACCTGAAGTTCCATCATTAAATGTAATTGTTATAGTATCATTTTCATCTGAAATACGCTTTATTTTCATAGTATATGTATTTCCATTTTCTGTTATATCTGTAGCTTCTTTTTTAGTGAGTGAACCATCATCTATAGTTACTGTTCCATCATTACCTATAATAACCTCATAACTATTAACATCACTAAATTTAGCTGTCCAAGTGCCTGCATATTTTGCTATGCCTTGAGGAGTTGGAGTTGTACCGCCGTCACCTGTTCCGCCTGTGCCGCCATTTCCGCTATTATTATCACCGCTTCCTGTTTTATTTGCATTGCTGCAGCTTAAAACAAGAATACTGCTCAAAAACAATATACTAACCAACCTTAAAACTCTTTTACTCATATTTTACTCTCCTTTCTTACTTTTATTAAATATAACAAAAATAAATCATTTTTTCAAATTAATTTTTATTATAATTCCTTATATTTAATACTTATATTATATATAAAAAAATGGATTATTATGAATAAATACAGCAAAAAAACAGAAATCAAAATATATAATTTTATAAAAAAAAATAACCCGACAATCGAAGAAATAGCTAATGAATTAAATATAAGCTATGATAAATTAAAAAGCTATATCAATAAATCTAGTAAAAAATATAAGAAAACTCTAATAAAAAAAATTAGAAAAGCAAAAGATGAATATTTTATTGACGCTAAAATAAAAATAGAAAATGCATTAATAAAAAAGTCATTAGGATATTATAGCAAGGATATTATAAAAGAAATAAAAATAGATAAAGAAGGCAATGAGTCTAAAACAAAAAAAATAGTTTATAAATATAATCCGCCAAGCGAAAGAGCAATAATAGTTTTTCTTGAATTATTAAAAAAGCGCAATGATAAAAGATTAGAATATATAAGAAAAAAAATAGAAGAGAAAGAAGATAATAATAGAATTAATATAAGAGTAGGGTTTAATAATTAATAAAAAACCTATGCTAAAGAACAGCATAGGTTTAAAAAGGGACGAAAGAAAATAATTTGTATATAATATTATAGAAATATTATTTTACCCTAGCACCTTTACCTCTTACTCTTAATTTTGTAGAGAAACCAGATTTTACAATCTCATATCTAGGCATAATTAAAAAATCATAATTTGTATCTTTCAATGCTTCTGCTATAAGCTGTTCTTTCAAAGTTTCATCTCCAGAATCATATGGAAGCTCTGCTGTTAAAACTTCACCTACTACAATATCATCTCCTGTAAGCTGCAAACTTTGAGGTATATTATCTACAGTTGCTATTGTTGAACAAGATAAAAAAACTAAAGCAAATAATACTGCTGCGGCAACATAAAAAGATTTTTTCATTTATATATCTCCTATTCTTTTGTTTTTTTGAATTATATAAAATTTTCTAAAAAGTTGATTTGAAGTATTAAAAAAAATTAAATACTTCAAAAAAAAATTAGTTTTTTGTTAACGCACGGTAAGCATAGTTTATAAATAAAACAAATTTTGCTTAATAATTAAATTTATGTTTTTTTATTTTCACACCGTGCGTATAAGATTTCTTATAATTACTTATAATTTTTACACATTTGAGACAATTTATGAATATTGATATAAACATTTTAAAACCTTTTGAAAAATGGATTAACACTGAAAAACGACTAAAAATAGCATTCGGCGGACGAGGCGGCGGAAAAAGTGAATCTATTGCAAGAATATTAATAGCTAAAAGCTTTGAAATTAATGGAGTGATATTATGTGCGAGAGAGATTCAAAAATCTATTTCATACTCAACCTACCCTCTTCTTATAAGCATTATAAAAGAACTCAATTTAAATGAATTTTTTATAGTAAAAAGAAATGAGATAATAAATAAAATTACAAACTCTAAGTTTATATTTTTAGGAATTAGAGAATGTTCTATAGAAGAGATTAAATCTATTTATAATGTAAGAATATGTTTTATAGAAGAAGCCCAAACTCTCACACAAAGAAGTTATGAAATATTAGAGCCTTCCATAAGGGCAGATAAAAGTGAAATATGGCTTGCATTTAATCCCCGTTTTGAAACTGATTTTATTTATAGGGTTGTAAGTCAATTTAATTTAGATAATAAGGTTTATAGAGATAAAACAAACAAAGAGTATTATTATAAAGAATATGAAGATTCTAATATATTAATTACTTTTATTAACTATGACGGCAATTATTATTTTAGCGAAATATTAAATAAATCAAGATTATCCACATTAAAACTTATGCCAAAAATGTATGAACATATATGGCTTGGCAAAATTAAAAATAAACAAGGAAAAGTTTTTTTATATTCAAAATTAAAGTTCTATGATGAAAATAAAGAAAGAGAGAAAATATATTCTTATGAGCATAAAGCAATAGTAGACCCTGCATTTGGTGAGTATAATTGTTTTACTGCTGTTATAGTTTATACGCAAATAGGTAACGATATTTACTTGATAGACAGCGGGCTAATGCGTAATGATTCAAACTCAACAACTGATGAAGGCATCACAAATTTTTTAGTAAGCAGAAATGTAAAAAAAATATTCTGCGAAAGTAATTTTGCTCAAAAGGAATTAGTAAAAAGACTTGAGAAACATTTTGAAGTAACGCCTTTTTTTGTGCATAAAAATAAAATAGAGAGAATAGTAAATGCAAGTTATGTGATATATGAAAGAGTATATTTTCCTATAGGCTGGCAGGAAGTACCTGATGGTTCTGACACAGATAAATGGCTTCAAACAAATAACGGACGCGGATATATAGCTCTTCGTCAATTGCTTAATTTTGATGATTCTATAACCAATATTAAAGGAGATGTTTTTAGTTATTTGGATTTTCCAGATGCTTTATCAAGCTTAATAAGTTTTGGAATGGAAGAGACAGAAGATAATGAAAAAATTGAAGAGGATAAAGATAATAGTTTGATGGATTTTATTTTTGGGAATTAATTTTTTATAAATTTTTTGTTGTTTTTTCCCGCATCAAAAAGTGCAAGTTCTATAGTTTTATAAGTATTCTAACTTCATATATAATAGTTTTTTATTCAACTTTTACCGCCGCAAAAAGTTGCAAAAAGTGCCAACATTTTAACTATATATGTTGGAATATAATTAAATATAAAAAATAATACCATATGTTTTCAGATATACTTCATAAAAATGCAGCCTTTTTGCTTCTTTGTGGCAACAAAAGAAGTGGGGTGCGGGGCAAAGCCCTGCAAATATTTTAGTTAAACAAATAATTTTTTATATTAATGTATGTTTTGTTTTATTCAACTTTTTCCCGCAGCTACGCGGTGCGGACTTCGTCAAAGAACCAAAAAGTGCGAGTCTTATAACTTTATATCTTTGGAATATGTAAAACTAAAATAATATCTACATCTTGTAAATATATATAAAAAAGGAGCATATATGGATAATAATTTAAACTATATAAAAGAAATGAATGAAGAGCTTATTAAAACTCAAACTTATATAGGCAGTATTAATAATGCTATCGGTGTTGAATTAAAAGAAAGTTCTAATGTTGCTGCTGACTCTATTAATTTAATTAAAGAAAATATAAACAAAATAGATATAAAAAGTTTCTCTTCTGATATTAATAGTATACTTTCAAGCACATCAACTTTGTACGGAAGTATATCATCAAGTTTTTTTTCATTTTTTGATTATGACTTGAGTATTTATGACAATGCTATAAATGATGCAAAACAAAAGCTTGAAGAGTTTAATAATTATCAAAATGAACTTAGAGAAAGCAACAAAGAAAAAGAAGAAGAGTATTATAATGATTTTTTAGCTCGCTTAGATGAGGAATTAGAACTTGCTATAGAAAATGATGATTTGATGAGTGCTGAGGCTATAAGAATAAAAAAAGAAGAAATAGCAAAAAAAAGAGAAGAAGAAAATAAATTATTATTATTAGAAAAAGAAAAGAATGAACAAAAAGAATTATTAGAGAGAAACTTAGCAGAGGCTGAATATAAAAAAGATTATGCTAAATGGGAAAATGAAGTAAAATTAGCGGAGATGGAAAAAAGTAAGGCTATTGCCGATGCTGTATTAATACCTTCTCTTGCAATAGCAAAGTCTGCATTAGGTGTTGCTACTTCTTTTGCTGAGGGAGGTTTGGTTGGTTTTGCTGCAGGGTTGGCTGTTTCTGCTACAACTATTGCTTCTGCTGTTTCTGCTGCTTCTGGAATAGTATCTTCAACAAATGCTTTAGACAGTGTAAAATCTAATCCCCCTACCCCTCCAAAGTTTGCTTTTGGCACTACAGGTTACACTATACCAGAGGGAGGTACTGCTATAGTTGGAGAGATGGGGGCTGAACTTGTTAGAAATAATGGAGGTAAAATCACCGTTCAAAGTAATGCACAATTAAATGATAATTATAATTCAAAAGATGGTATGCATATAGAAAATGTGATTTTTAATGTATCTCAAGTATTAACAGAAGAAGAAGTTTATAAGTATATGAATGATTATAAATATAGAAACTCACAAATGTATGTAAGATAATTAATAAAATAATATATATAAAGTATTAAAATATATTATTTAATTTTGAAGCATAAGCAATTTTATATTATGTTAATTTGAATAAAAAATCACAAAAAAGTTTTACAAAATGCATTTTTTCCTGTTTTTTATAGACAAATTGTAGGTTTTGTCCTAAATTTATCAAAAATCATATTGACATTTTCTAAAAATTCCATATATTTAAAGCTATGAGTAATTAGTTCTCTTAAGTGAGGACATTTTCATTTATTTTTTGTTTTAGGAGTTAATGCCCTAATGGGTGTAACTATAAAAAAATTTAGGAGAAAAAAAATGAAAAAGGTTTTATTAACCGCTATGGCTTTATTGACTATAGCAAGCACATCAGTATTTGGTATGTACGGTGCAGATTCTGATTGGATTGATTTCCTTGTACACGGTAATCAATTAAGAGCAAGAATGAATCAATTTGGATTCGTTTTAGGTAACGATATGATTAGAGGTACATTTGGTCTTAATTCTGAAGGTACTACTTTAGGTGCTATAATGAATACTACTACAGTTACTCCAAATGGTGGAACTACTAAACAATTCTTTAATTTCCTTCCTACAGTTTCTGCAGGTATAGGTTATACTTCTGATGTATTTGGTATTGGTCTTGGTTATAACTATACATATAAACATGATGTTGTACCAGCTCAAACTAAAAATGGTTATGGTCTAAGCATACACACTCCTGTATTAGCTATAAACGCTATGAATGACAGCTTAAGAATAGCTATACCTGTACAAATAGCTATGAAAAATGGTGATATACCTAATGTTTCAGATAGCACAAAATATATGGGTATAAGCATGGACCCACAAATTAGATACTATACTGGCATTGAAGCTATCAATGAAATAAGACTTTATGTTTATTATGGTATGAATCAATATACTGGTCAAGATGGTACAAAACAAACAGCTTCTTCATTTGGTTTTGAATTAAGACCATATTTTGGTGCTACAGTAGGCGATGTTGCTCTTAAACCTTTTGTTAAAATTGGTTATGACACTGCTTTAGATGCTAAAGGTAAATCTACTGCTGTTCCTGCTTCTACTAGAGTATCATCTAGTTCAGTTGTTTATTATAGTGCACCTGTAGCTGGAGATACTACAACTGTTACTTATGATTCTAACCCTTGGGAATTAAGATTAATTCCTACTTTAGGTTTATCTGCTAACAGCGATATAGTTTCTCTTTACTTAGAAGCTGGTGTAGGTTATGTTGCTAATGATACAGGTCGCAAATTGGATGCTGGAAGATATGGAATAACACATAAATTAGGTTGGAGCTCTTACGGTGAGATTTATATCACTCCTGTTAAAGATTTGGAATGGTATTTCGAAGCTGAAATTGGTAACTATAATTTAGATAATCTTGAGACTGCTGGAACTATTGGAGGAGATTTTAACGTTCAGTTCAATGCTTCTACTGGTATTACTTGGTATTTACCTGCTCTATAATAGAGTATTAAAAGCTTAAAAAGACAAGGGGGGCTTGATTGCGCCTCCCTTTTTTATTGCATAAAGTGCAAGTGTTTTGGCTTTATATGTTTAGAATATGTAAATCTAAAACAATATATATTTTATATATATAAAAAGTTGGGATTAATGAAATGCAGTCTTTTTGGTTCTTTGTGCCACGTCTTACCTAAAGGTACTTCCTAGGGTCGCCGACACTCCCTTCGGTCGCAAAAGAAGTTGGGTACACCCTATAGACACGCTTCGCAGGCTGGATAGCCACCGAAATATAAAAACAAAAAATTAATAAACTTAAATATTAAATATTATCTATTTCCTCTATGCTTAAGCCTGTTAGCTCAGCTATAGTTTTTGTATCCATTCCCTTATCTTTCATTGCTTTTGCTATTATCAATGTGCTATATTTTTTACCTTCTTCTCTGCCTTCTTCTCTGCCTATTCCTATGCCTTTTTCTATGCCTTTTTCTATGCCTTGCTCTATACCTTTCTCCCATTCTCTATGAAGTGTTTCTCTTTGGAAATATTCTTCTGCTTCCTTTATCTTATATGCATCAAGTAAGGGATTTTCTGATATAAATGATTTGCATTTTTTATCTACTTCATCAAATATTGTATTTTCTTTTATTAGGTTTGACATTCTCTCGCCTCCAATAAAAAATTTGTACCAACTATTTAAATCTTTATTTAATTTTTTATCATAATTAAATTTCGGCAATTCCAAAAAATGAAATTGGCAATGGTCTGTAAGTATTTTATTGTGTTTTAATTCTTTTAATATATAACAGCTATAGCAATCTTCTATGCCGTCAAATAAGACAAAATCTAAAATATTGATGCTTATAACAGGAAGAAGTTTATTATAATCATCTCCTTTATTTAGGTTTAAACTATAATTGCTAGCCCAATAAAATAATGTTCTCTTAATAAAAGTTTCATTGCCTTGCAGCTGTATCTCTATTATAACAACTTCACCTGTGTCGGATGTGCATTTTATATCCACCACGCTTTCTTTTGAATTAAGATATTTCTGCAAATTAAATGGGTTTAATATCTCTAAAGTTTCAAAAGTTTTGAAGTTCAAATTATCCATAACAGCATTAACAAAATTTAATACTATTTTTTCATTTCCAAGATTTGAAAAAAGATATCTTACAAAACAATCATTCTTTTTGTTTAATGTATCTACAGTGATGTTAAACTCATTCATAAATATATTATAGCAAAATAGAAGCTAAAAGTCAAAAACACTGTTATTTTAATATTCAATTAAAAAATATCTTTTATGATGATAGTCTCATCTCTTCCAGCTCCAACAGACACTATTGATATTTCTGTGTCAATTACTTCGCTTAATCTTTTTAAGTATTTTTTAGCATTTTCTGGAAGTTTATCATATTCTCTAATGTTTGTAGTGCTTGTTTTCCAACCGTCAAACTCTTCGTATACAGGTTCAACTTTTGAAAGTATATCCAAATCTGCTGGATAATCTTCTAATATTTCGCCGTTATATTTGTAGGCAACACATATTTTTAGTTTATCCAATTCATCTAATATATCAAGCCTTGTAATAGCTATAGAATCAAGCCCATTAACATAAGAAGCATATTTTACAACACAAGCATCAAGCCATCCGCATCTTCTTGCTCTTCCTGTAACAGTACCGTATTCTCCGCCCTTATCTCTTATAAACTGCCCAACATCATCAAAAAGCTCTGAAGGGAAAGGACCCTCCCCAACTCTTGTAGAATAAGCCTTAACAACCCCTATAACATTATCTATCTTTCTCGGTCCAACTCCAGAACCAGTACAAGCACCTCCCGCAGCAGGATATGATGATGTTACAAATGGGTAAGTTCCATGGTCTAAGTCAAGCATTGTAGCCTGAGCACCTTCAAATAATATGTTTTTCTTTTCTTTTATTGCTTTATTTAATATTGTAGTAGTGTCAGCAACATAAGGTCTTAATCTATCAGCATATTCTAAATACTCTTTCAATAACTCTTCGTAATTAATTCCTTCATGATTATAAAGCTTTTTAAGAAGTTTATTTTTAAGTTCAACATTAAACTTTAATTTTTTAGCAAATACTTCTTTATTCATTAAATCAACTATTCTTATACCTAAACGGCTTGCTTTATCCATATAACAAGGACCTATTCCGTTTTTAGTAGTGCCGAGTTTATTTTCACCCAAATCCTCTTCTTGAAGTTCATCTAATATTTTATGATAAGGCATAAGAACATGAGCTCTGTTAGATATTTTTAGATTAGACATATTAACTTTTTTTTCTATAAGACCGTCAATCTCACTTAAAAACACCTTAGGCTCTATTACAACACCATTACCTATAATACACACTTTATCTTTATGAAGTATACCAGAAGGAAGAAGCCTTAATTTATATTTTATATTATCAACAACAACGGTGTGTCCTGCATTACTTCCGCCCTGAGAACGAACCACATACTGAGCCTTATTAGCAAGATAATCAACAATTTTTCCCTTGCCTTCATCACCCCACTGTGTACCAACTATAATAACTGAAGCCATAAATATTTCCTCCTAAGTAAAATGTGTTTGTAAAAATATGTGTACAAACTTTTTATAAAAAACACACGAAAGATATTATATAAAAGAATTATCACAATTTCAAGCACTAAAAATCAATAAAGTTTTTATTTACTTTTGTTTTAATTGAATATATTATTGTTTTCTAAGAATTACAATATGCTCATTACACATAGTTTCTGATTTTTTGCCTGCTATATTTGTTGGTGAGTTTAATGATGGCATTACTTTGTTAATTATATTTCTATTAATTGTATAAACATAATCCATATTATATTTACTTGCAATTTCTGTTATTATCTTATCTGTTTTTAAAAGTTCTCCTTTAACAGTTCTGTTTGCAACCACCCAAAATTGATAAGCTCCTTTTTTAGTTTTTTTAGAAATTGAAGATATTGCTTTTTCTAAGTCTAAATAAAAACTATACACATCACCAGCGCGTTCTAAATCAATATTTTTAATAGACTTAAGTGATTTATTTAAAGTTTTACTTGGAATTGAAAATTCAAATCCTTTTTTAAACTTAGCTCCTCCCATCAATTTTTTATCAAGCGTCATTATTTCTTTTTGAGAAAGTTCAAATAAATCTAACCATTGAAGTGATAATCTGCTGTATTCTCCATAAGCAACCGTTGTTCTGCTGTCTCCATAAGGAGGAGATGTAATTACTAAATCAATAGATAAATCAGGAATACAAAATAAGTCTATAACATTATTATTAAATATTTTAACTTTTGAATTACTATTATTTTTTAAACAGGCTTCAACAAAACTATACATTTTTTCAATATTAC
It encodes the following:
- a CDS encoding phage terminase large subunit yields the protein MNIDINILKPFEKWINTEKRLKIAFGGRGGGKSESIARILIAKSFEINGVILCAREIQKSISYSTYPLLISIIKELNLNEFFIVKRNEIINKITNSKFIFLGIRECSIEEIKSIYNVRICFIEEAQTLTQRSYEILEPSIRADKSEIWLAFNPRFETDFIYRVVSQFNLDNKVYRDKTNKEYYYKEYEDSNILITFINYDGNYYFSEILNKSRLSTLKLMPKMYEHIWLGKIKNKQGKVFLYSKLKFYDENKEREKIYSYEHKAIVDPAFGEYNCFTAVIVYTQIGNDIYLIDSGLMRNDSNSTTDEGITNFLVSRNVKKIFCESNFAQKELVKRLEKHFEVTPFFVHKNKIERIVNASYVIYERVYFPIGWQEVPDGSDTDKWLQTNNGRGYIALRQLLNFDDSITNIKGDVFSYLDFPDALSSLISFGMEETEDNEKIEEDKDNSLMDFIFGN
- a CDS encoding cell surface protein gives rise to the protein MKKVLLTAMALLTIASTSVFGMYGADSDWIDFLVHGNQLRARMNQFGFVLGNDMIRGTFGLNSEGTTLGAIMNTTTVTPNGGTTKQFFNFLPTVSAGIGYTSDVFGIGLGYNYTYKHDVVPAQTKNGYGLSIHTPVLAINAMNDSLRIAIPVQIAMKNGDIPNVSDSTKYMGISMDPQIRYYTGIEAINEIRLYVYYGMNQYTGQDGTKQTASSFGFELRPYFGATVGDVALKPFVKIGYDTALDAKGKSTAVPASTRVSSSSVVYYSAPVAGDTTTVTYDSNPWELRLIPTLGLSANSDIVSLYLEAGVGYVANDTGRKLDAGRYGITHKLGWSSYGEIYITPVKDLEWYFEAEIGNYNLDNLETAGTIGGDFNVQFNASTGITWYLPAL
- a CDS encoding Rpn family recombination-promoting nuclease/putative transposase → MNEFNITVDTLNKKNDCFVRYLFSNLGNEKIVLNFVNAVMDNLNFKTFETLEILNPFNLQKYLNSKESVVDIKCTSDTGEVVIIEIQLQGNETFIKRTLFYWASNYSLNLNKGDDYNKLLPVISINILDFVLFDGIEDCYSCYILKELKHNKILTDHCQFHFLELPKFNYDKKLNKDLNSWYKFFIGGERMSNLIKENTIFDEVDKKCKSFISENPLLDAYKIKEAEEYFQRETLHREWEKGIEQGIEKGIEKGIGIGREEGREEGKKYSTLIIAKAMKDKGMDTKTIAELTGLSIEEIDNI
- a CDS encoding adenylosuccinate synthase, which codes for MASVIIVGTQWGDEGKGKIVDYLANKAQYVVRSQGGSNAGHTVVVDNIKYKLRLLPSGILHKDKVCIIGNGVVIEPKVFLSEIDGLIEKKVNMSNLKISNRAHVLMPYHKILDELQEEDLGENKLGTTKNGIGPCYMDKASRLGIRIVDLMNKEVFAKKLKFNVELKNKLLKKLYNHEGINYEELLKEYLEYADRLRPYVADTTTILNKAIKEKKNILFEGAQATMLDLDHGTYPFVTSSYPAAGGACTGSGVGPRKIDNVIGVVKAYSTRVGEGPFPSELFDDVGQFIRDKGGEYGTVTGRARRCGWLDACVVKYASYVNGLDSIAITRLDILDELDKLKICVAYKYNGEILEDYPADLDILSKVEPVYEEFDGWKTSTTNIREYDKLPENAKKYLKRLSEVIDTEISIVSVGAGRDETIIIKDIF